The Triticum urartu cultivar G1812 unplaced genomic scaffold, Tu2.1 TuUngrouped_contig_6267, whole genome shotgun sequence genome includes the window CACGTCCGACGTGCGGATGGTGTCCACTTTATGTTCAGGGGTCCAAAATAAAGTGTCCCAGTCCATTTCAGGTTGAGAGTAATAAAACAAGCCGAGATGTAAAAGGCTTGTTTTTAGGTGTTAGGTTTGTGTTGCGTCGAGTCATGGTTATAAGTTGGTTAGGTTGCAGCTCGAGGACAAGCTGCATGTCCAGGTGGGGTGTAGtgttagagtacgtaatgggcctaatgggcctgggctggcggtatagcccgttagtcttagggttaattagagataagggtcgcttgcttaggggtcaagtaagccttgctggggagtcaagtaaacctctctatataaggggagaagatgtatcaatctaatcaagcaagaattaagaaggaaatcccttCCCTCTTGCCCGGCCGTGGGCAAAAAGGCCCCCGGCCGGCCCTCTCACGCCTCCTTCTAGCAGCGCCATAACATTATGGGAGAAACAGGAAGAAACAAAGGACTGGAGGAGAAATCATACATTCAAGGGCGCCTATGATGTCAAGAATAAACTCATCAGAGAATATCTTATCAAAGATCGATGGGCTGTTCAGCAATACTGCAGAATGAAAATGACAATAAGTAACAGTCCAAAATATTCTACCGAACGCATTCCAATACTGATATGTACTTACTGATTCCCCTGACTAATTTGAATATCATGTGGAGATCATCTAAATTCTCTAAATCCTCACACATTCTAAAAATATCCAGCAGCTTGGGGAAAAAATCACGCTGAAACAATGAGAATTTGTAACTTGATTAGTGTAAGACTTCATGTTGGACTGCGAATAATCATATCCAAGAAAGAGAGAATGAATTATCATTTTCACGCATCTCATAATGTTTCTTCTACATTTTATGTTCTGAATTCTGATACATTTCAGGCTAATGTTATTGACGTAGACGGATAACAATCAATGTCAGCAATAAGGAAGCATGGATTAGTTATTAACCAATCCTTATTAGGACATGTAAGGTAGCTAAGTAGCAAAAAGTCATTCCACCATCATGGAGCATTATGAATCCATGATGGCGCAACTGAAGGTAACATCTTAAATTACCCAGTAGATCAACATTGCATTTTCTATCTAACTGATGTCCAACAAAGTTATCTTGTGAAAACAAATCAGAAAGAAGACTCTCAAGCAAACATCTGTGTATAAATGGAATAAAGCGGATCCAAAACACCAGTTCCTACATCAAAATATAGATTAGACGATAAATCAGAAAGTCTCTCGGGATCTACTGTGCAAGAATCATCTGCAGAACAGATCATCATACAAATTATTCTGAAAGAACTTCAAGTGAAATCATTTCATTTTAAATCTCAAACACAGTCACTTCCATTGGTAGACACCTAACAACAAATGGAGCAAATGAGGGCATACCAAAAAAAAACTGCTACAATTGCGCCAAAAGTGCTCTTTAAACAGGTAAAGCAGTGTAGTTGCTATGTAAAATAAATGCCGGGCACAGCACAAAGAGGTCTCCTAAACAAATAGGTCATGTAACACAAAAAGAGGTGATTTCAATTTTCATTTTAATCAACCCAAGAAGGGAGCAGACTAATCACTAATCCCTTTATAGGATTTTCTCACAGCAGGTGGGCTTCCCAACCCCACAATTCTTCTGAGGGAGCAAAGATGAGTTTCGCGTTAATGATTAAATGAAATGTTTGTTCTACCAAGAAAATTGGTACACTAGCTAATGACAGCAAAAATATATGGTACATGGGACCATGCCACACCCAAAGACTAGATACTTACATCTTGTGTTATCAACTCGGCCACACGCATTTGATCTGTAATGCCACCCTCCAATATAGTCTGCAGATTTTCATCAGCGGTATTGTAACAGTATAATAGACCTTTTTTGCAGCAGAAAGTACAGGTCATACAAGAGCCTAACCGTAAATCATTAGATAGATTAATATAACGACGGTAGTATCATTAGTGTTATCAAAAATGTCTTCAATAAGCAGGCAAACTGTCCTGCTCTCAGTTATGGTACATATCAACAATACTGACGGCAAACATCAACAATTAGATCTGAAGATAAGGAAATAAATCTTTGGCCCCCGCATTAGTGGATGACTCAATAAGCCAGAACAACAAGCAAATGCTTCGAGATTTGAAGACTAGACATGTATATTCATCAAATATGAACTTTAAAAACATGATCAGGCAAAGAACTATCCCCCACGATACAAGATAAGCACTCAAGTTACTACTGTCACAATAAACTGTTGAAAAGTGAATGTGAAGTATTAAAACCCGGAAAAAGGGGAATAAATGTTGCTTTGCACATGATAGATGAAACTGATAACAATAGTTTTATATGAGAAGAGTACAGAATAAAGTTGACCTTCAAAATCAAAGGAAGATTGGACAAATCAACAGGTGGAAGTTCCCTCAGTTCACCGTTAACAGAGCGAAAGGACTCATCTGCAAGGAAATCCAGAGTTAGAAACACACTGCTATCTGGGGAACACCAGGTGCAAAGCTACACAGCAAGGTCTGCCACAGCATGTTCGTCAGCAACGGTCAGGATACAGGGTGAACTTTCAATGTATAATAGTGTGGCGAACAGAAATCGAGAAGAAACCAGGGAAACAAAAGGTCCGCAGAGAATGTGGACCGATAAGACAGTAGGATGGCTCTAGCTCTCAAGCTTTAGTGGATTCTCAGTGATCACACTTCAGGAATTGACAGTGGAGAGCTATGACTGTAAATATTGGGAATTTTGACACAAGAAAACTGGGATGGGGGCTTTCCTGTAATCCGACCCAGTCTCTTCAGATAGGGAATTTGAACCCAAACCCTTCAATCTGAGAGGAGCTAGCCAGGTAAGTGTGCATCCGGACGAGTTCTTACAGGGGGGTTAATTTTCATTTATGCCCTTGATGTCTCGAGCACATGCTATACTCACATGCACCCCGGGGTATTTAAGGACATAGTGTGTCAAGTGTATTTCCACCTTTGACTGCATTGACAATACCATAAATGCTATGGTTACAGGTACAAGTACAACGCGGCGATTCATGAAATAAATTTTAGGGCTTCCAATCATATGTGAGCAAGTTCTCCAAATATTTAATAAGAGCAATATTTACAGTGTAACACATATATAGCAAAATGGATCTACCATGTGAATGCAATACTCTAGAGGCTTCTAGATGTTCCGAAGCTGGACGAGGACCAACTTCAAGACCTGCAGGACATTAAAGTAAAACAGTGTAGGAATGATATGAACGACAGCAAGCTTTAAGCAACTCACCGCCAAGGTTACTAAACTGAAGGTTTCTCTGAATATCACAGATGTTGTCCCTGCAGAGACTCACCAGGAATACAAAATAAGACATCAATAAGGAATAATTAAAGAAAAGTGATAGTTACACTAGGGTTCCTTTTCTTGAACTACCATATGTAGGAGCACCCTGCAGCCTCCTGAAAGCtcaatgctaattctgttgctgctTCTGGATCCCTCCATGAGATGATTGTTTCTAAtataaaattttaaaaaaaaaagCATAGCACGTCATGTAACGATATAAATGGTTAGCTCAAAACAGATAAGGAGTGCAATCGTTCACCTTCTTGCTTTCTGTAGATATCTTCAGATGTAATATTGTGGACAAGCAGTGTTTCGTTGTCTTCTTCATCCAAAACAGTCAAACCAGGTTCTTTTGAACCCTGGAATCAACCCGCAGTTGACCCAGTTAACATTAAAAAAATGGAAGCCTACAAACTGGATATTAACAGAACAACATGGACGTATTAACAGAACAACATGGTGCCATGCAGCAGGACAATGCATGACTGAGCTTACAAATTGGAAGCCTACAAACTGGATACTCATGACTAAGCTTCCTGATGGCATATTAACAGAACAACATGGTGCCATACAGCAGGACAATGCATCTACACTATATTGACCACGGCTTACTGTTCGATAAATCACCGCCACTAGATGTGTTAACAGCATACTCCCATTCAGGTTTATAAGTCCCATACACAAAGGAAGACTGGCCATTAAT containing:
- the LOC125530366 gene encoding serine/threonine-protein phosphatase 4 regulatory subunit 3-like; its protein translation is MGEQREASVSAAAVAHSSNMQRVKVYRLRDGGKWDDQGTGHVAVDYIEGSKEPGLTVLDEEDNETLLVHNITSEDIYRKQEETIISWRDPEAATELALSFQEAAGCSYIWDNICDIQRNLQFSNLGGLEVGPRPASEHLEASRVLHSHDESFRSVNGELRELPPVDLSNLPLILKTILEGGITDQMRVAELITQDRDFFPKLLDIFRMCEDLENLDDLHMIFKLVRGIILLNSPSIFDKIFSDEFILDIIGALECMISPPVLCFFLFLP